The following are encoded in a window of Methylicorpusculum oleiharenae genomic DNA:
- a CDS encoding gamma-butyrobetaine hydroxylase-like domain-containing protein: MRLNTPSINTNPTEIKLHQVSKILEISFDDGRTFNLPYEYLRVFTPSAEAIGHGPGQEILQIGKENVTITELKPIGNYAVAPYFSDGHNSGIYSWSLLYQLGNEQEVLWPAYLEKLKAAGYQRSSQN; this comes from the coding sequence ATGCGATTAAATACACCTTCTATCAATACCAATCCTACCGAAATCAAGTTGCATCAGGTTTCCAAAATACTTGAGATCAGTTTCGATGACGGGCGGACTTTCAATCTGCCCTACGAATACCTGCGGGTATTCACACCCTCGGCCGAAGCCATTGGACACGGTCCCGGACAGGAAATCCTGCAAATCGGCAAAGAGAATGTCACGATTACCGAATTGAAACCGATAGGCAATTATGCCGTCGCACCCTACTTTAGCGATGGTCATAACAGCGGCATTTACTCCTGGTCTCTGCTCTACCAACTGGGTAATGAACAGGAGGTTCTGTGGCCGGCGTATCTGGAAAAACTAAAAGCTGCAGGCTATCAACGATCCAGCCAAAATTGA
- the ubiE gene encoding bifunctional demethylmenaquinone methyltransferase/2-methoxy-6-polyprenyl-1,4-benzoquinol methylase UbiE, with amino-acid sequence MTNENTTHFGFKQVPKEEKVALVRDVFDSVANSYDLMNDLMSLGIHRIWKRVAVQLSNVRSGESVLDLAGGTGDLTRLFEKRVGKQGSVVLADINSEMLRTGRNRLIDHGLIGNVHYAQVNAECLPFKDNTFDCVCIGFGLRNVTDKDAALRSMYRVLKPGGRVIVLEFSHPIDPVTEKVYDFYSFNLLPKIGAIVAKDENSYRYLAESIRMHPKQDELKRMMETAGLERCDYYNMTQGIVAVHRGYKL; translated from the coding sequence ATGACAAACGAAAACACCACCCATTTTGGCTTCAAACAAGTGCCGAAAGAAGAAAAAGTGGCTCTTGTGCGCGACGTATTTGACTCGGTCGCGAACAGTTACGATTTAATGAACGATTTGATGTCGCTGGGTATCCATCGCATCTGGAAGCGCGTTGCAGTGCAACTCAGCAATGTTCGGAGCGGCGAATCCGTCCTCGATCTGGCAGGAGGCACCGGCGATCTTACCCGTCTGTTTGAAAAACGTGTTGGCAAACAAGGCAGCGTAGTCCTTGCCGACATTAACTCGGAAATGCTCAGAACCGGAAGAAACCGGCTGATTGATCATGGACTGATAGGCAATGTTCATTATGCGCAGGTCAATGCTGAATGCCTGCCGTTTAAAGATAACACCTTCGATTGTGTCTGCATCGGGTTTGGATTGCGCAACGTTACCGATAAGGATGCGGCGTTACGATCCATGTATCGCGTTTTAAAACCGGGAGGACGCGTCATCGTGCTGGAATTTTCACATCCCATCGATCCCGTGACGGAAAAAGTTTACGATTTTTACTCCTTCAATCTGCTGCCAAAAATCGGCGCGATCGTCGCTAAAGATGAGAACAGTTATCGCTATCTGGCCGAATCGATCCGCATGCACCCTAAACAGGATGAATTAAAGCGCATGATGGAAACTGCCGGTTTGGAGCGTTGCGACTATTATAATATGACCCAAGGTATAGTCGCAGTGCACCGGGGCTACAAACTTTAA
- a CDS encoding ubiquinone biosynthesis accessory factor UbiJ has translation MMMLKPLLIGAFEAALNRYLTLDPDIGLLLSPLSGKVIKLVITPFNSTVYACPGTSMVQWMDDFAGEPDATLTGSGVALGLLSFKFAPLRSLYANQISITGDIETGRRFKELFDKLNINLQTPLSQIAGEAVAHNVSSFMQAGYRWHEDTLSTFKMNIREFLQDETRDLPSKPETDVFFRRIESLTGDYDQLLNKIKLLEEKQKQTG, from the coding sequence ATGATGATGTTAAAACCTTTACTGATCGGGGCTTTTGAAGCTGCACTCAACCGTTATTTGACGCTGGATCCCGATATCGGCTTGCTGTTGTCTCCCTTGTCAGGAAAAGTAATCAAGCTGGTCATAACCCCCTTCAATTCAACCGTTTATGCCTGCCCGGGGACATCAATGGTCCAATGGATGGACGATTTTGCAGGTGAACCGGATGCGACACTGACCGGATCGGGGGTTGCCCTGGGATTGTTGAGTTTTAAGTTTGCCCCATTACGTAGCTTATATGCCAACCAAATCAGCATTACCGGCGACATTGAAACCGGCCGCCGCTTCAAGGAACTATTCGATAAACTGAACATCAATCTACAAACTCCGCTCTCTCAAATAGCGGGTGAAGCCGTTGCTCATAATGTCAGCAGTTTCATGCAGGCAGGTTACCGGTGGCATGAGGACACCCTGTCCACGTTTAAAATGAATATCCGGGAGTTTCTGCAGGATGAAACACGTGATTTGCCGTCTAAACCGGAAACCGATGTTTTCTTTCGCCGCATAGAGTCGCTCACTGGCGATTATGACCAGCTGTTAAATAAAATAAAATTATTAGAAGAAAAACAAAAACAAACCGGTTAA
- the ubiB gene encoding ubiquinone biosynthesis regulatory protein kinase UbiB, which translates to MIRPKILLRLIHINWVLVYHGLDEIVLKTHLFRPIRYLVYLSPAYWTGRHNEPRGVRIRKTLEELGPIYVKFGQALSTRKDLLPDDIADELVKLQDRVPPFSSAVARTIIEKELGATISETFAEFDDKPLASASVAQVHTAVLPDGRKVIVKVLRPDIEKRIQSDVGLLSELARFAERFWKDARRLRPLEVVAEFEKTTLDELDLVREAANAAKLRRNFDNSELIYVPEVYWPLTRQKVMVMERIHGIPVGDIEQLRVGNADFKLLAERGVEIFFTQVFRDNFFHADMHPGNIFVELPAKYLAVDFGIVGSLSPSDQRYLAENFLAFFNRDYHRVAQMHVESGWVPGSTRVEEFESAIRSVCEPIFEKPLKDISFGHLLLRLFQTARRFDMHVQPQLVLLQKTLLNIEGLGRQLYPELDLWQTAKPFLEKWFHERLGPQAKIKKVLQQFPELAEKFPEIPMLVFKALDDASHAHEQMTRQNYEMHELRKQIEKNHNGLMTAIIISAAMVSVALLMA; encoded by the coding sequence GTGATTCGCCCCAAAATTCTGCTGCGTTTAATACACATCAACTGGGTACTTGTGTACCACGGTCTGGATGAAATTGTTCTTAAAACCCATTTGTTTCGTCCAATTCGTTATTTGGTTTATTTATCGCCTGCTTACTGGACGGGGCGACACAATGAACCGAGGGGTGTCAGAATTCGAAAAACCCTGGAGGAACTGGGCCCCATTTACGTTAAATTCGGTCAGGCTCTGTCCACACGCAAGGATTTATTGCCGGATGACATAGCCGATGAACTGGTCAAATTACAGGACCGGGTCCCACCTTTTTCCAGTGCCGTTGCCCGGACCATCATAGAAAAAGAGCTGGGCGCCACAATTAGCGAAACCTTTGCCGAGTTTGACGATAAACCTTTGGCTTCCGCATCGGTCGCACAAGTCCATACCGCCGTATTACCCGACGGCAGAAAAGTCATCGTTAAAGTGCTGAGACCCGATATCGAAAAACGTATACAGTCGGATGTAGGCTTACTATCAGAACTGGCCCGATTTGCTGAACGGTTCTGGAAAGACGCCCGGCGCTTGAGACCTTTGGAAGTTGTTGCCGAATTTGAAAAAACCACGCTGGATGAACTCGACCTGGTCAGAGAAGCCGCCAATGCCGCCAAACTGCGCAGAAATTTCGATAACTCCGAGCTCATTTATGTGCCGGAAGTTTACTGGCCTTTGACCCGTCAGAAAGTCATGGTCATGGAGCGCATACACGGCATTCCTGTTGGCGATATCGAACAGTTACGCGTAGGTAACGCGGATTTCAAATTACTGGCTGAACGCGGCGTAGAGATTTTTTTCACACAAGTTTTCAGAGATAACTTTTTTCACGCGGACATGCATCCGGGCAATATTTTTGTCGAATTACCCGCTAAGTATCTGGCTGTAGATTTCGGTATCGTCGGCTCATTATCGCCATCGGATCAACGCTATCTGGCTGAAAACTTTTTGGCTTTTTTCAACCGCGATTACCACAGAGTCGCACAAATGCATGTGGAATCCGGCTGGGTACCGGGTTCAACACGTGTTGAAGAATTTGAATCGGCGATACGCAGTGTTTGTGAGCCGATTTTTGAAAAGCCTTTAAAAGACATTTCCTTTGGTCATCTGCTGCTAAGACTATTTCAGACTGCACGCCGTTTTGATATGCATGTTCAGCCTCAGCTGGTGCTGTTGCAAAAAACCCTGCTCAATATTGAAGGCCTGGGACGGCAGCTTTATCCTGAACTGGACTTGTGGCAAACCGCAAAACCGTTTTTGGAAAAATGGTTTCATGAACGCTTGGGTCCACAAGCTAAAATCAAAAAAGTGCTGCAACAGTTTCCCGAACTGGCCGAAAAATTCCCCGAAATTCCGATGCTTGTTTTTAAAGCGCTGGACGATGCGTCCCATGCTCACGAACAAATGACCCGTCAAAATTATGAAATGCACGAGCTACGCAAACAAATCGAAAAAAATCATAACGGCCTGATGACGGCGATTATTATCAGCGCGGCGATGGTGAGCGTAGCGCTATTAATGGCTTAA
- a CDS encoding phosphoglycerate kinase: MSIKKMVDLDLAGKRVLIREDLNVPVKNGKVTSDIRIQASLPTIKHALEAGAAVILMSHLGRPEEGVYSEEASMKPVAEHIAGLLGKPVRLEKDWIDGISIEPGEVVLCENVRFNKGEGKNNEELGKKMAALCDIFVMDAFGTAHRAQASTHSVAQHAKVACAGPLLASELDALGKALENPVRPLVAIVGGSKVSTKLTVLESLSSKVDQLIVGGGIANTFIAAAGYPVGKSLYEPDLVEEAKRLMAEAKKNGGEIPVPVDVVCAKEFSESAEATVKKVADVEADDLIMDIGPETAAIYAKILKTAGSIVWNGPVGVFEFDQFGNGTHEMAKAIAESSAFSIAGGGDTLAAIDKYGIESEVSYCSTGGGAFLEFLEGKELPAVAILAQRA, encoded by the coding sequence ATGTCGATAAAGAAAATGGTCGATCTGGATTTAGCCGGAAAACGCGTACTGATACGCGAAGACCTGAACGTGCCTGTCAAAAACGGTAAAGTGACCAGCGACATTCGCATTCAAGCCAGTTTGCCTACCATCAAACACGCTTTGGAAGCGGGTGCTGCGGTTATTTTGATGTCTCACCTGGGCCGGCCTGAAGAAGGCGTTTACAGCGAAGAAGCTTCAATGAAACCGGTCGCCGAACATATTGCCGGATTATTAGGCAAACCTGTTCGTCTGGAAAAAGACTGGATCGACGGCATCAGCATTGAACCGGGTGAAGTTGTTTTATGTGAAAACGTCAGATTCAACAAAGGCGAAGGTAAAAACAACGAAGAACTGGGCAAGAAAATGGCTGCGCTTTGCGATATTTTTGTCATGGACGCTTTCGGTACGGCGCATCGCGCTCAAGCATCGACTCACAGCGTCGCTCAACACGCTAAAGTGGCCTGTGCCGGCCCCTTGCTCGCCAGTGAACTTGACGCACTGGGCAAAGCCCTGGAAAATCCAGTCAGACCGCTGGTTGCCATCGTTGGCGGCTCCAAAGTCTCCACCAAACTCACAGTGCTTGAATCATTATCCAGCAAAGTTGATCAACTGATCGTCGGCGGCGGCATTGCCAACACGTTTATCGCGGCAGCGGGCTACCCGGTGGGTAAATCACTGTATGAACCCGATCTGGTCGAAGAAGCCAAACGCCTGATGGCGGAAGCCAAAAAGAACGGCGGTGAAATTCCGGTGCCGGTTGACGTGGTTTGTGCCAAAGAATTTTCAGAATCGGCAGAAGCCACTGTCAAGAAAGTGGCTGATGTTGAAGCCGATGATTTGATTATGGACATTGGACCTGAAACTGCGGCTATCTATGCGAAAATATTAAAAACCGCAGGATCTATCGTCTGGAACGGCCCTGTAGGTGTTTTCGAATTTGATCAATTCGGCAACGGAACTCATGAAATGGCTAAAGCCATTGCCGAAAGCAGTGCATTTTCCATTGCAGGCGGCGGCGACACATTAGCAGCCATAGACAAGTACGGCATTGAGTCAGAAGTATCGTATTGCTCTACCGGCGGCGGGGCTTTCCTTGAATTTCTTGAAGGCAAGGAACTTCCGGCCGTTGCAATCCTGGCTCAACGCGCTTAG
- the rpoZ gene encoding DNA-directed RNA polymerase subunit omega, with amino-acid sequence MARVTVEDCLKHVENRFKLVLLASKRARQLSWGAEEFIPRGKDKDTVLALREIAAGHVSDTNINQLHRAEDSSDNYNQF; translated from the coding sequence ATGGCTAGAGTTACCGTAGAAGATTGTTTAAAACATGTAGAAAACCGTTTCAAGTTAGTTCTTCTTGCCAGCAAGCGCGCGCGCCAGCTTAGCTGGGGAGCTGAAGAATTCATTCCTCGCGGCAAGGACAAAGACACCGTTCTCGCACTGAGAGAAATCGCTGCCGGGCATGTTTCCGATACTAATATCAATCAGCTTCACCGCGCAGAAGACAGCTCCGATAATTACAACCAATTTTAA
- the spoT gene encoding bifunctional GTP diphosphokinase/guanosine-3',5'-bis pyrophosphate 3'-pyrophosphohydrolase, whose translation MLDVANPIELERPQDKLLRRLCSILESYMDQAQIDDIVRAYHFGAEAHTGQFRKSGEAYICHPVSVAIYLAEMRMDAKGIMAALLHDVLEDTSVTKKDLGHLFSTEVAELVDGVTKLSKIDSHSRAEAQAENVRKMFLAMTKDLRVIMVKLADRLHNMQTLGVMPPEKKRRIARETLDIYAPLANRLGMNQIKHQLESLGFKALYPGRQLILKNAVKKARGNRREIVETIENSIKNRLQQAGLTCEVVGREKNLYSIYQKMLTKKISFNDVFDVYAFRILSDQVDTCYRVLGVVHNLYKPVPGRFKDYIALSKANGYQSLHTILIGPYGVPIEIQIRTQEMHRMSESGIAAHWLYKTDNEKTEHAQMRANEWLRELLEIHKSAGDSMEFIDNLKIDLYPQEVFVFTPQGGIIKLPRGATIVDFAYAVHTDIGNSCVSARIDKQLVPLQTQLENGVTVEVITASWARPNPLWLNYVVTAKARSSIRAYLKHFKQQEAISLGRRLLEKELQGMNLQLETISQERIFTLLDVLSSPSLDALLEDIGLGNKMPFLVAKRLSQDDIYAAIKLEDNEKGVDTPLIIKGTEGMVVTLAKCCRPIPGDSIVGFFNPGRGIVVHHHECRNSNDIRKKQTSWLDVEWSKETTGEFPAEIRLELLNQRGTLANVAATISEMDSNIENVTVVDQDDRVSVDLITLTVRDRVHLANIMRRLRKLMIVLKITRVKA comes from the coding sequence ATGCTGGATGTAGCCAATCCCATTGAACTAGAACGTCCGCAGGATAAACTGCTGCGGCGTTTGTGCTCAATTTTGGAAAGCTACATGGATCAGGCCCAAATCGATGATATCGTTCGGGCTTATCATTTCGGAGCGGAAGCCCATACCGGACAATTCCGCAAAAGTGGCGAAGCCTATATTTGTCATCCGGTCTCAGTGGCGATTTACCTGGCCGAAATGCGCATGGACGCCAAAGGCATTATGGCCGCGCTGTTACATGACGTATTGGAAGATACGTCAGTGACAAAAAAAGATTTGGGCCATTTGTTCAGTACTGAAGTGGCTGAGCTGGTTGATGGCGTCACAAAATTAAGCAAGATTGACAGCCATTCAAGAGCAGAAGCACAAGCGGAAAATGTCCGGAAAATGTTTCTGGCGATGACCAAGGACCTCAGAGTCATCATGGTCAAACTGGCCGATCGTTTGCACAACATGCAAACACTTGGCGTAATGCCACCTGAAAAAAAACGCCGTATAGCCCGCGAAACACTGGACATCTACGCGCCCCTCGCGAACCGCCTGGGAATGAATCAAATCAAACATCAGCTGGAATCGCTTGGATTTAAAGCGCTGTATCCGGGGCGGCAGCTGATTCTTAAAAATGCGGTCAAAAAAGCCCGCGGTAATCGTCGGGAAATAGTAGAGACGATTGAAAATTCGATTAAAAACAGGCTGCAGCAAGCCGGCTTGACCTGCGAAGTGGTCGGCAGGGAAAAAAATCTGTACAGCATTTATCAAAAGATGCTGACCAAAAAGATTTCGTTTAACGATGTTTTCGACGTTTACGCTTTCAGAATTCTGTCGGATCAGGTCGACACCTGCTACCGGGTATTAGGTGTTGTCCATAATCTTTACAAACCGGTACCCGGCAGATTTAAAGACTATATCGCCTTGTCCAAAGCCAACGGCTACCAATCACTTCATACCATATTAATCGGCCCTTACGGCGTTCCCATTGAAATTCAAATCAGAACGCAGGAAATGCACCGTATGTCCGAGTCAGGCATAGCCGCGCACTGGCTCTACAAAACCGATAACGAAAAAACCGAACACGCCCAGATGCGGGCTAATGAATGGTTGAGAGAACTGCTGGAAATTCATAAATCGGCAGGAGACTCGATGGAGTTCATCGATAATCTCAAGATAGATTTATACCCGCAAGAAGTCTTTGTTTTTACCCCGCAAGGCGGCATCATCAAACTGCCCCGAGGCGCCACCATTGTTGACTTTGCTTATGCTGTTCATACCGACATTGGTAACTCGTGCGTATCCGCGCGCATCGATAAACAATTGGTTCCGCTGCAAACTCAACTGGAAAACGGCGTTACCGTCGAAGTCATCACGGCATCCTGGGCCAGACCCAATCCATTGTGGCTGAATTATGTCGTTACCGCCAAAGCACGCAGCAGTATTCGCGCGTATCTTAAGCACTTTAAACAGCAAGAAGCCATCAGTCTGGGCCGCCGATTACTCGAAAAAGAATTGCAGGGAATGAATCTGCAATTGGAAACCATATCGCAAGAACGTATTTTTACGTTATTGGACGTACTCTCCTCCCCTTCATTGGATGCCTTATTGGAAGACATCGGCCTGGGCAATAAAATGCCCTTTCTAGTCGCTAAACGGCTCAGTCAGGATGATATTTATGCGGCTATTAAACTGGAAGATAACGAAAAGGGCGTTGATACACCACTGATCATCAAAGGGACCGAAGGCATGGTGGTTACACTTGCCAAGTGTTGCAGACCAATTCCGGGCGACTCGATTGTAGGTTTTTTCAATCCGGGGCGGGGCATCGTTGTCCATCACCATGAATGCCGAAACAGTAACGATATTCGCAAAAAACAAACCAGCTGGCTGGATGTGGAATGGAGCAAAGAAACCACCGGCGAATTTCCTGCAGAAATCCGTCTGGAACTCTTGAATCAGAGGGGCACGCTGGCAAACGTTGCCGCGACGATTTCCGAAATGGATTCCAACATTGAAAATGTTACTGTCGTTGACCAGGATGACCGGGTCTCGGTCGATTTGATTACCCTGACGGTCAGGGACAGGGTGCATCTGGCCAACATCATGCGGCGGTTAAGAAAACTGATGATCGTTTTGAAGATTACCCGCGTCAAAGCCTGA
- a CDS encoding RidA family protein, whose product MNKEIIHTLEAPQAIGTYSQAIKVDNTVYLSGQIPLVPETMEIIEGDIRAQIHQVFCNLRAVAQASRGELSDIVKLNVYLTDLSHFPIVNEVMGEYFSVPYPARAAIGVAALPKGSGVEMDAIMHLLPQEYPAC is encoded by the coding sequence ATGAATAAAGAAATCATCCATACCCTGGAAGCACCGCAAGCTATCGGCACTTATTCTCAAGCGATAAAAGTCGACAATACCGTTTATCTTTCGGGTCAGATTCCACTGGTTCCTGAAACCATGGAAATAATCGAGGGTGATATCAGGGCCCAGATTCATCAGGTCTTCTGTAATCTGCGCGCGGTTGCCCAAGCCTCCAGAGGGGAGCTTTCCGACATTGTCAAACTCAATGTCTACTTAACCGATCTTTCCCATTTTCCTATCGTCAATGAAGTGATGGGTGAATATTTTTCCGTACCCTATCCTGCCCGTGCCGCTATAGGCGTCGCCGCTCTACCCAAAGGTTCCGGCGTGGAAATGGATGCGATCATGCATCTGCTGCCGCAAGAATACCCTGCCTGCTAA